From Luteolibacter sp. Y139, one genomic window encodes:
- a CDS encoding CPBP family intramembrane glutamic endopeptidase: MSKQAANPYRSILRRHMPEPLLALLIFVMGVWLWDNHFGPKYGWEDGVGRMALRKADRELRLAETAGDLPELPRKLLGIPDREHALTHAILSLEMLENDRTLDEDGAFALGVLRVVRKNDGALMPPPPDPDLIFRRVAQGSDSWWDREYLTQLGSVRRDGTVQAMPERSKDPRSREVALRAVLSRGAVWLLALCGLAFLPAVVRGYWTALRSQPRGYIGHWPTALGLGVFLLAYLASIGFGKALDLLISQKWTGEGGQPVSIAPGLFALIDAATRFLPALLAFAFLFRKGRHVYTRLGLNAAPDGKLVLGSFALLMIADQVLRHFMLGADIPDDPAGGLSEMEEGPWGLVLALTSACLAAPAAEEILYRGVLFRSLANGLRVPAATLISAAVFAVVHFYDGYGLTSVGLLGVACALCFAGSGRLVTAICLHALYNFAIKVPEWIVYHAPL, from the coding sequence GTGTCCAAGCAGGCCGCCAACCCCTACCGCTCGATCCTGCGCAGGCACATGCCGGAGCCCTTGCTCGCGCTGCTGATCTTCGTGATGGGCGTGTGGCTGTGGGACAATCACTTCGGCCCGAAGTACGGCTGGGAAGACGGGGTCGGGCGCATGGCCCTGCGCAAGGCCGACCGCGAGCTGCGGCTGGCCGAAACCGCTGGCGACCTGCCCGAGCTGCCGCGGAAGCTGCTCGGCATCCCGGACCGGGAGCATGCGCTGACGCATGCCATCCTCTCGCTGGAGATGCTGGAAAACGATCGCACCCTCGATGAAGACGGGGCCTTCGCGCTGGGGGTGCTGCGAGTGGTGCGGAAGAACGACGGGGCCCTGATGCCGCCGCCGCCCGATCCGGATCTGATTTTCCGCAGGGTCGCCCAAGGAAGCGATTCGTGGTGGGACCGCGAGTACCTGACCCAGCTGGGATCGGTCCGGCGCGACGGCACGGTCCAAGCGATGCCCGAGCGCTCGAAGGACCCCCGCAGCCGCGAGGTCGCCCTGCGGGCGGTGTTGTCCCGCGGCGCGGTATGGCTACTGGCCCTCTGCGGCCTGGCATTCCTGCCCGCGGTGGTGCGCGGCTACTGGACGGCGCTGCGCAGCCAGCCACGTGGCTACATCGGGCACTGGCCGACGGCGCTGGGGCTGGGGGTCTTCCTGCTCGCGTATCTCGCGTCGATTGGCTTCGGGAAGGCCCTCGATCTCCTGATTTCGCAAAAATGGACCGGCGAGGGCGGCCAGCCGGTGTCAATCGCGCCCGGGCTTTTCGCCCTGATCGATGCTGCCACGCGGTTCCTGCCGGCCTTGCTGGCGTTCGCCTTCCTCTTTCGCAAGGGCCGCCACGTCTACACCCGGCTGGGGCTGAATGCCGCGCCGGATGGCAAGCTGGTGCTCGGCAGCTTCGCCCTGCTGATGATCGCGGACCAAGTGCTGCGCCACTTCATGCTCGGCGCTGACATCCCGGACGACCCCGCCGGCGGGCTTTCTGAAATGGAGGAAGGGCCGTGGGGCCTGGTGCTGGCCCTTACTTCCGCCTGCCTCGCTGCCCCGGCCGCGGAGGAAATCCTCTACCGCGGGGTGCTCTTCCGCTCGCTGGCCAATGGCCTGCGGGTGCCGGCCGCAACTTTGATCTCCGCGGCGGTGTTCGCCGTCGTTCACTTTTACGATGGCTACGGCCTGACTTCCGTCGGCCTGCTCGGCGTTGCCTGCGCGCTCTGTTTCGCGGGTTCCGGCAGGCTGGTGACAGCCATCTGCCTCCATGCACTGTATAATTTCGCGATCAAGGTTCCTGAATGGATCGTTTATCATGCGCCGCTATGA
- a CDS encoding serine/threonine-protein kinase: MSSTSFEAPSLEVLSGLLPAYEFDSFIAQGGMGAVYKARQRALDRVVAIKVLPRELGEDPVFRESFETEARAMARLNHPNLIGVYDSGDIDGMLYIVMEYVNGKSLYHSAYNLAVDPEQAAALVKGICDGLAHAHENGVIHRDIKPANILLNEKVVPKIGDFGLARPADADSPGLIMGTPGYTAPEIYDNPEHFDVRTDIYAVGVILYELLTGHKPEDEDMQPPSNLIGCDKKLDVIWQKSTDPEPSRRYNSAEEMSNDLVVWANRVPETSTLRIVHRAGGPLPHTPHVGPHVPHVRSAHAAMPRRAPVMIQKKKKADLTVPIIIALIVIGGGGLVFFQKGKSDKERLEIEAKREAVEKENARIRAINEETKRKKEKGEEAKPDPSTIRFAPETKPEPAPTSTAPPKGAEPAPPP; encoded by the coding sequence ATGAGTTCCACTTCCTTCGAAGCGCCGTCGCTGGAAGTCCTATCCGGACTATTGCCCGCGTACGAGTTCGACTCCTTCATTGCCCAAGGTGGCATGGGAGCGGTCTACAAGGCCCGCCAGCGGGCGCTTGATCGCGTTGTGGCGATCAAGGTGCTGCCGCGCGAACTCGGCGAAGACCCCGTTTTCCGCGAATCCTTTGAGACCGAGGCCCGGGCGATGGCCCGCCTGAACCACCCGAATCTCATCGGCGTCTACGACTCCGGAGATATCGACGGCATGCTCTACATCGTGATGGAGTATGTGAACGGCAAGTCGCTCTACCACTCCGCCTACAACTTGGCGGTGGATCCCGAGCAGGCGGCCGCACTGGTGAAAGGCATCTGCGACGGTCTCGCCCACGCCCACGAAAACGGCGTCATTCACCGCGACATCAAGCCGGCGAATATTCTCCTCAACGAGAAGGTGGTGCCGAAGATCGGCGACTTCGGCCTGGCCCGCCCGGCCGATGCCGACAGCCCCGGTCTGATCATGGGAACTCCCGGCTACACCGCGCCGGAGATCTATGACAACCCGGAGCACTTCGATGTCCGGACCGACATCTACGCCGTCGGTGTCATTCTTTACGAGCTGCTCACCGGCCACAAGCCGGAGGACGAGGACATGCAGCCGCCGTCCAACCTCATCGGGTGCGACAAGAAGCTGGATGTCATCTGGCAAAAGTCCACCGACCCGGAACCCTCCCGCCGCTACAACAGCGCCGAGGAAATGTCGAACGACCTGGTGGTCTGGGCGAACCGCGTGCCGGAAACCTCGACCCTGCGGATTGTCCATCGCGCAGGCGGACCGCTTCCGCATACGCCTCACGTGGGTCCTCATGTCCCGCACGTGCGCTCCGCCCACGCCGCCATGCCGCGACGTGCGCCGGTGATGATTCAGAAAAAGAAGAAGGCGGACCTGACCGTGCCAATCATCATCGCCCTGATCGTGATCGGCGGTGGCGGACTGGTCTTCTTCCAGAAGGGCAAGTCCGACAAGGAAAGGCTCGAGATCGAGGCCAAGCGCGAGGCGGTCGAAAAGGAGAACGCGAGAATTCGCGCCATCAACGAGGAGACGAAGCGAAAGAAGGAGAAGGGAGAAGAGGCCAAGCCTGACCCCAGTACGATTCGCTTCGCTCCGGAAACCAAGCCGGAACCGGCCCCGACGTCCACCGCACCGCCCAAGGGCGCGGAACCTGCTCCGCCTCCGTGA
- a CDS encoding serine/threonine-protein kinase: MNAESFDPPSLEDLESLLTGYQLIAFIAQGGMGAVYKARQRSLDRDVAIKILPREFGADPEFRASFETEAKAMARLNHPNLIGVFDYGDADGMPYIVMEYVPGKSLFHSAHNLAVEPRQAVTIVKAICDGLAHAHENGVIHRDIKPANILLTPKAEPKVGDFGLARPAGENSTGLLMGTPGYSAPEIIRQPDHADHRSDIFALGVVLYELLIGKCPPYDVPPPPPSTLVGCSKELDVICAIAMHPAASMRYPSAESMSAALDQWLRGDHRVPPPRTTGSIPQGAAHAPVRAPKSMEPAPAMVKSRSGVGSLVIQAGVLAVLIVVTAIAWKYLKGMEAEKASKQAAYDAAKTHQTASSGSSSTKPPRPSGETSKPIPDTGTAGTDTTTPVKPDPDPGTPANPTDAGTTPEADIASTDNHTTDPTTPVLGLGNDIKPEDIIKPPVELPPAIVELETKARALLQGQEKDRDRELTENAKSFSRDLDTWLRTLSKGDQVTWKPHVERLKRLATATRVPPRVDTDSGINLSERMAKIAEFGARKQKAIDDGFESKVGKIRDAYVTRVKEAAAKARESGDEKVATALDERASGSAELAAWMRIIHPEENLAFVLDQTGVAPAGAALKIVSAVYGTGGKNADVTEKVREWLTVKKEAFRVTPPDLGADPNPGWNKGLTITYVLDGAEAKKSWGENSQVSPSDFVPESSAKAVLPENANDPMLGRWVLNREVTFIVEPNGTATNHKNGWVGKWKYLRSGPGGRVYEMAWQDGRWRDTITLSSDKNELKGANQEGDRFEAEREPVGTEPLTGAWSWNDGGGLFVFRPDGTSFTEKDNGKWKIVAKTVGKRIYTVTWESGSIDELVIEDDPNQFSGTNSKGAKIGAKRAGR; the protein is encoded by the coding sequence ATGAACGCGGAATCCTTTGATCCACCTTCGCTGGAAGACCTGGAGTCCCTGCTGACGGGCTACCAGCTCATTGCGTTCATTGCGCAAGGTGGCATGGGAGCGGTCTACAAGGCGCGCCAGCGCAGCCTGGACCGGGACGTGGCCATCAAGATCCTGCCGCGCGAGTTCGGCGCCGACCCGGAGTTCCGGGCCTCCTTCGAGACCGAGGCCAAGGCCATGGCCCGGCTGAACCACCCGAACCTGATCGGGGTCTTTGACTACGGGGATGCCGATGGCATGCCGTACATCGTGATGGAGTACGTGCCGGGGAAGTCGCTCTTCCACTCCGCGCACAATCTCGCGGTGGAGCCGCGGCAGGCCGTCACCATCGTCAAAGCGATCTGCGACGGCCTCGCGCACGCCCATGAAAACGGCGTCATTCACCGCGACATCAAGCCAGCGAATATCCTGCTGACCCCGAAGGCCGAGCCAAAGGTCGGCGACTTCGGCCTGGCCCGCCCGGCCGGTGAAAATTCCACCGGTCTGCTGATGGGCACGCCGGGCTACAGCGCCCCGGAAATCATCCGCCAGCCGGATCACGCCGACCACCGCTCGGACATCTTCGCCCTCGGCGTGGTGCTCTACGAATTGCTCATCGGCAAGTGTCCGCCCTACGACGTTCCTCCGCCTCCGCCGTCCACGCTTGTCGGTTGCAGCAAGGAACTCGACGTGATCTGCGCGATCGCGATGCACCCCGCGGCGAGCATGCGCTACCCCAGCGCCGAGTCGATGTCCGCCGCACTGGATCAATGGCTGCGTGGCGACCACCGCGTCCCGCCACCGAGGACCACTGGCAGCATTCCCCAAGGCGCAGCCCACGCACCGGTCCGGGCACCGAAGTCGATGGAGCCTGCGCCGGCGATGGTGAAAAGCCGCAGCGGTGTGGGCAGTCTGGTGATCCAGGCCGGCGTTCTGGCCGTCCTGATCGTCGTCACCGCCATCGCGTGGAAGTACCTCAAGGGCATGGAGGCGGAAAAGGCCTCCAAGCAAGCCGCTTACGACGCCGCGAAGACGCATCAAACCGCAAGCTCCGGCTCGTCGTCCACAAAGCCTCCGCGTCCTTCAGGCGAAACGTCCAAGCCGATACCAGACACCGGAACGGCAGGCACGGACACCACGACTCCGGTGAAACCGGATCCGGATCCGGGGACTCCCGCGAATCCAACGGATGCAGGCACGACCCCTGAGGCCGACATTGCCTCTACGGACAATCACACGACGGACCCCACCACCCCGGTCCTAGGGCTCGGGAACGACATCAAGCCGGAGGATATCATCAAGCCGCCGGTCGAGCTGCCGCCCGCCATCGTCGAGCTGGAGACCAAGGCCAGAGCCTTGCTTCAAGGACAGGAGAAAGACCGGGACAGGGAACTGACGGAGAATGCCAAATCCTTTTCCCGGGATCTCGACACATGGCTGAGGACCCTCAGCAAAGGCGACCAAGTCACGTGGAAGCCCCACGTCGAGCGGCTGAAGCGTTTGGCAACCGCCACCCGCGTGCCGCCCCGCGTTGATACCGACAGTGGTATCAATCTGTCCGAGCGCATGGCCAAGATCGCCGAGTTTGGCGCCCGCAAGCAGAAGGCCATCGACGACGGCTTCGAAAGCAAGGTCGGGAAAATCCGTGATGCCTACGTCACCCGTGTCAAGGAAGCGGCGGCCAAGGCCCGCGAGTCCGGCGACGAAAAAGTCGCCACGGCCCTCGACGAGCGCGCGTCCGGCTCGGCCGAACTGGCTGCCTGGATGCGAATCATTCACCCTGAGGAGAACCTCGCGTTCGTTCTCGACCAAACGGGCGTGGCCCCCGCCGGCGCAGCCCTCAAGATTGTCTCGGCCGTCTATGGTACCGGCGGCAAGAACGCCGACGTTACCGAAAAAGTGCGCGAGTGGCTGACGGTCAAAAAGGAGGCATTCCGTGTGACCCCTCCGGACCTCGGGGCGGATCCGAATCCGGGGTGGAACAAAGGGCTGACCATCACCTACGTCCTCGACGGGGCGGAGGCCAAGAAGAGCTGGGGCGAAAACTCGCAGGTCTCACCCTCCGATTTCGTACCGGAATCTTCCGCCAAGGCTGTCCTTCCTGAAAACGCCAACGATCCCATGCTCGGCCGGTGGGTGCTCAATCGGGAGGTCACCTTCATCGTCGAGCCGAACGGCACCGCCACCAATCACAAGAACGGCTGGGTCGGGAAATGGAAATACCTCCGCAGCGGCCCCGGTGGCCGGGTCTACGAGATGGCATGGCAAGACGGCCGCTGGCGCGATACCATCACGCTTTCCTCCGACAAGAATGAGCTCAAGGGAGCCAATCAGGAAGGCGATCGTTTCGAGGCGGAGCGCGAGCCCGTCGGCACCGAGCCATTGACTGGCGCGTGGTCTTGGAACGATGGCGGCGGCCTTTTTGTGTTCCGGCCGGACGGCACCTCATTTACCGAGAAGGATAACGGCAAATGGAAGATTGTCGCCAAGACCGTCGGAAAGCGCATTTACACGGTGACGTGGGAATCGGGCAGCATTGATGAACTCGTCATCGAAGACGATCCGAACCAGTTCTCCGGCACCAATAGCAAGGGCGCGAAAATCGGCGCGAAGCGCGCCGGACGCTGA
- a CDS encoding globin domain-containing protein, translating to MEEIVAREVGADGLAAMVAAFYRRVRTDDVLGPLYPEQDFEGAEKRLREFLQFRFLGHEAYVENRGHPRLRMRHPFAIGDKEAARWVDLMEAAMAECEISGEAWSAMSPFFAQVAEFLKNR from the coding sequence ATGGAGGAAATCGTCGCCCGCGAAGTCGGCGCAGATGGCTTGGCAGCAATGGTCGCGGCTTTTTACCGGCGCGTCCGCACGGATGACGTGCTCGGCCCGCTCTACCCGGAGCAGGACTTCGAGGGTGCGGAAAAGCGGCTGCGGGAGTTCCTGCAGTTCCGCTTCCTCGGCCACGAGGCCTACGTGGAAAACCGCGGCCACCCGCGGCTGCGCATGCGGCACCCGTTCGCTATCGGCGACAAGGAAGCGGCCCGCTGGGTGGACCTCATGGAGGCCGCGATGGCCGAGTGCGAAATCAGCGGCGAGGCGTGGTCGGCGATGTCGCCGTTCTTCGCACAGGTCGCGGAATTCCTGAAGAACCGCTGA